CCAGAAGCGGATCATGACCCCGGAGCGGGCCGCCCGCAGCGGCTGCGACTTTATCGTGGTGGGCCGCCCCATCACCAAGGCCTCCGACCCCGTGGCCGCCTACCGCCGGGCTGTTGCCGATTTCCTGGGATAATCGCTGATTTTACACATAAGGAGGATATCATTCGATGAATATGGAACGTGAAATTGCCAAGGGACTTCTGCGCATCGGCGCGGTGTTCCTCCGCCCCGATGAGCCCTTTACCTGGGCCAGCGGCATCAAAAGCCCCATCTACTGTGACAACCGTCTGACCCTCACCGCCCCCGATGTGCGCGCGGCCGTGGAAAACGGCCTGGTGGAGCTGATCCGCACCCGCTATCCCGACGTGGAAGTGCTGATGGGCACCTCCACCGCCGGCATCGCCCACGCCGCCATCTGCGGCCATCTGATGAACCTGCCCATGGGCTATGTCCGCAGCGGGCACAAGGACCACGGCCGGGGCAACCAGATCGAGGGCCGGCTGGAAAAGGGCCAGAAGGTGGTGGTGGTGGAGGACCTGATCTCCACCGGAGGCAGCTGCATCGAGGTGGTGGACGTCCTCCGGGAGGCCGGCGCCCAGGTTTTGGGCATCGTGTCCATCTTCACCTACGGGCTGCAAAAAGGCTTGGACCGCCTGGCCGCGGCCGATGTCACCAACTACAGCCTGAGCAACTTCGACGCCGTGTGCGAGGTGGCCGCCGAGGAGGGCCGCATCCAGCCCTCCGACATCGCACGGCTGAAAAAGTTCCGGGCCAACCCCTCCGACGAGAGCTGGAGAAACTGAGGAAGGAGTCACTATGAGAAACCTGATCGACATCACCGACCTGACCACAGAGGAAATTGACCAGCTGATCGCCACCGCCGAGGATATCATCGACCGGCCGGAGGCATACGCCCAGGTGTGCCGGGGCAAGCAACTGGCCACGCTGTTCTTTGAGCCCTCCACCCGGACGCGCCTCAGCTTTGAATCCGCCATGCTGGCCTTAGGCGGCCAGACCCTGGGCTTTTCCGAGGCCATGAGCTCCTCTACCGCCAAGGGCGAAACCGTGGCCGACACCATCCACACCGTCAGCTGCTATGCCGACATCATCGCCATGCGCCATCCCAAGGAGGGCGCGCCCTTCGCCGCCTCTTTGCGCAGCGAGGTGCCCATCATCAACGCCGGCGACGGCGGCCACAACCACCCCACCCAGACTCTGACGGACCTTTTGACCATCCACCGGGAAAAGGGACGGCTGAACGGCTTTACCATTGGCTTTTGCGGTGATTTGAAGTTCGGCCGCACCGTCCACTCCCTGGTCAACGCCCTCAGCCGGGAAACGGACATCAAGTTCGTCTTCATCTCCCCGGAGGAGCTGAAGCTGCCGGACTACCTGAAGGAGAACGTGCTGGAGCGCAACGGTCTTCTCTACGAGGAGACTGCCAGCCTGGAAGAGGCCATGCCCCAGTTGGACATCCTCTACATGACCCGCGTCCAGAAGGAGCGCTTTTTCAACGAGGCGGACTACATCCGTTTGAAGGACACCTATGTCCTGGACCCGGAGAAGTTGGTCCCCGCCAAAGAGGACCTGTGCATCCTGCACCCCCTGCCCCGGGTCAATGAGATCACCGTCTCCGTGGACGACGATCCCCGGGCCTGCTACTGGAAGCAGGTGAAAAACGGCAAGTACATCCGCATGGCCCTCATCATGAAGCTGTTGGACCTGAAGGCGTAAGGAAGGGAGCAAGCAAATGAATATCGACAGCATCCAAAACGGCGTTGTGCTGGACCACATCAAGGCCGGCAAAAGCATGGACATCTACAAATATCTGCACTTGAATGAGCTGGATTGCTCCGTGGCCATCATCAAGAACGTACGCAGCGCCCGGATGGGGAAAAAGGACATCATCAAGATCGACTCCCCCATGGAGGTGGATCTGGACGTATTGGGCTACATTGACCCGGACATCACCGTCAACATCATCCGCAACGGCGTGCGGGTGGAGAAAAAGCATCTGGCCCTGCCTCAGAAGTTGGTCAATGTGATCCACTGCAAAAATCCCCGCTGCATCACCATGGCGGAGCCCCAGTTAGACGCCATTTTCCTCCTCAACGATCCGGACAAGCGGACCTACCGCTGCGCGTACTGCGACGCGGAAAAGCCCCGCAAGATTTGACGGCAGGCCAACCTGATAGAGAAAGAAGACGGGATCCCTTGAACAAACTTGACCGGGTCGCCCGCGGCATCCTCTGCACCACCCTTGGCGGCGTGTGCTGGGGTATATCCGGCACCTGCGGGCAGTACCTTTTTTCCACCTACCACGTGTCCTCCCAGTGGTTTACCACCGTGCGCCTGCTGATCTCGGGCCTGTGCTTTTTGCTGCTGACCCTGAAGCGGAACCGGCCGGCGCTCACCGGCATCTGGCGCGACCGCAGGGACGTGCTACAGCTGATCGTCTACGGCGTCTTTGGCCTCAT
This window of the Dysosmobacter acutus genome carries:
- the pyrE gene encoding orotate phosphoribosyltransferase; translation: MNMEREIAKGLLRIGAVFLRPDEPFTWASGIKSPIYCDNRLTLTAPDVRAAVENGLVELIRTRYPDVEVLMGTSTAGIAHAAICGHLMNLPMGYVRSGHKDHGRGNQIEGRLEKGQKVVVVEDLISTGGSCIEVVDVLREAGAQVLGIVSIFTYGLQKGLDRLAAADVTNYSLSNFDAVCEVAAEEGRIQPSDIARLKKFRANPSDESWRN
- the pyrB gene encoding aspartate carbamoyltransferase; this encodes MRNLIDITDLTTEEIDQLIATAEDIIDRPEAYAQVCRGKQLATLFFEPSTRTRLSFESAMLALGGQTLGFSEAMSSSTAKGETVADTIHTVSCYADIIAMRHPKEGAPFAASLRSEVPIINAGDGGHNHPTQTLTDLLTIHREKGRLNGFTIGFCGDLKFGRTVHSLVNALSRETDIKFVFISPEELKLPDYLKENVLERNGLLYEETASLEEAMPQLDILYMTRVQKERFFNEADYIRLKDTYVLDPEKLVPAKEDLCILHPLPRVNEITVSVDDDPRACYWKQVKNGKYIRMALIMKLLDLKA
- a CDS encoding aspartate carbamoyltransferase regulatory subunit, with protein sequence MNIDSIQNGVVLDHIKAGKSMDIYKYLHLNELDCSVAIIKNVRSARMGKKDIIKIDSPMEVDLDVLGYIDPDITVNIIRNGVRVEKKHLALPQKLVNVIHCKNPRCITMAEPQLDAIFLLNDPDKRTYRCAYCDAEKPRKI